From the archaeon BMS3Bbin15 genome, the window GCTTCACTTTATTTATATACTCTTGTGAAGTAAAACAGGAATTAAACTCAGTCATATTCAGGTCAAGTTCTTCTGCATATTTTGAAAAATTGCCGGTTTTACTCCATTCGTTCACATTGGCAAAGAGAAGGTTATGGTACTTGAAATACTTGTTCTGTTCGCCTGCACAGTCGGCTGCCAGGCTTGCATTCGTGGAAAGAGGATGAATTGGAAAGTCCCTGAAGACAAATTTAATTTTATTGCCGTATGCTTTAAGGATTTTGCTCTGTGTCTGTTCATAGAAACGCTTGCAGAATGGACACTGATAATCAGAGAACTCGATTATTACAACTGAAGCATTTTTAGGACCAATATATGGGCTGTCATCAGCAGTAACATTGACTTTTGCGGGTTCTTTCGCAGGTCTTTCCTGAAGAGCTTCACTCATATTAAGGAGATCAAAAATGAGAATTTTTCCATCTTTTGTTATCCATATTGGCCTTGTGTTAATAACCTGTCCGTTTTTCATTATATCTATATTGAGCTCATACAGCTCTCCATACTCTTTCATTGAGTTAATTCTTCCATCAAAACCCTTTGGCTGGAGAAGCCTGCTATTGATAAAGTTCATTGCATTATCGCCAGCGGTCATGGGAAAAACCGAACTTTTTTTCTCTGTTCTCTGTTCGGAAAATATAAAGCTTCCTGTGATTGCTCCTATTACAATACCTACAAGGAGGCCGAGGGCAATGAGCTTTGCCTCTTTGCTTTCCATTATACTTAAACTCCTCTTGTCTGAAGCAGCTCCTCCTCTTTAAGCTGTTTTATGTCAAGACCTTTCATAGCTGTACCTATACCCCTGCTCACATGAGCAAGGAGTTCAAAATCCTCGTAATTGGTTGTTGCTTCAACTATAGCCTTTGCTCTTGCTTCCGGGTCAGAGGACTTGAATATCCCTGAGCCAACAAATGTGCCCTCTGCACCGAGCTGCATCATAAGACTGGCATCAGCGGGTGTCGCTATACCCCCAGCTGCAAAGTTGACAACAGGCAGTCTACCAAGTTTTGCAACCTCTCTGACAAGCTCATAGGGTACCTGAAGGTCTGCTGCAGCAGCATATAGTTCTTCCTCTCTGATGCTACTGATTCTTGCAATCTCGCTAACCACAAGGCGCATATGACGTACAGCCTCTACAATATTTCCCGAGCCTGCCTCGCCCTTTGTTCTTATCATGGCAGCACCTTCGGCAATTCTTCTCAGA encodes:
- the bdbD gene encoding disulfide bond formation protein D precursor, translated to MESKEAKLIALGLLVGIVIGAITGSFIFSEQRTEKKSSVFPMTAGDNAMNFINSRLLQPKGFDGRINSMKEYGELYELNIDIMKNGQVINTRPIWITKDGKILIFDLLNMSEALQERPAKEPAKVNVTADDSPYIGPKNASVVIIEFSDYQCPFCKRFYEQTQSKILKAYGNKIKFVFRDFPIHPLSTNASLAADCAGEQNKYFKYHNLLFANVNEWSKTGNFSKYAEELDLNMTEFNSCFTSQEYINKVKQDKQAGIKAGVRGTPTFFINGILLSGNQPYSAFKTIIDSELNK
- the pdxS gene encoding pyridoxal biosynthesis lyase PdxS, with translation MKKGTIEVKRGLAKMLKGGVIMDVTNAEQASIAEDAGAVAVMALERVPADIRAEGGVARMADPIKVQEIMDVVSIPVMAKVRIGHFAEAQILESMGVDFIDESEVLTPADEANHIDKTKYNVPFVCGARNLGEALRRIAEGAAMIRTKGEAGSGNIVEAVRHMRLVVSEIARISSIREEELYAAAADLQVPYELVREVAKLGRLPVVNFAAGGIATPADASLMMQLGAEGTFVGSGIFKSSDPEARAKAIVEATTNYEDFELLAHVSRGIGTAMKGLDIKQLKEEELLQTRGV